The Candidatus Aminicenantes bacterium genome includes a region encoding these proteins:
- a CDS encoding indolepyruvate ferredoxin oxidoreductase: protein MLLLGDEAIAQGALDAGVSGFYAYPGTPSTEIMEYVQRSRDAAERNVHRAWSANEKTAVESALGMSYAGKRAMACMKHVGLNVAADPFINSAITGVNGGLIITVADDPSMHSSQNEQDSRFYGKFALLPMLEPSSQQEAYDMCRHGFELSEAVQLPVLLRITTRLAHSRSGVKPRPAIPERPLQLPQDMRQFVLLPAIARKRYRRLIELQPELVKAAQESPFNSYQDGPDRSMGIVACGLAINYVRESFPDGVSPYPLLQIGQYPVPVNRLERMADECGRILVVEEGQPFVEESLRGALNRGMDVRGRMDGTLPPDGELTPNRVRVALGMDDRSGEPVPEIVRMRPPALCRGCSHADTYKALNQAVKSEYGDGHVFSDIGCYTLGALPPFESVNSCVDMGASITMAKGAADAGMRPAVAVIGDSTFCHSGMTGLLDAVIENTPILVMILDNSATAMTGGQDSHAYGRLENICLGLGVEREHLHLINPVPKNHGDFVALIRRELDYDGVSVIIPTRECIQTLKKRSKGKPAGSPAGKQGGRQ from the coding sequence ATGTTGTTGCTAGGGGATGAGGCCATTGCCCAGGGTGCCCTGGATGCCGGGGTGTCGGGCTTTTACGCGTATCCCGGAACACCTTCCACCGAGATCATGGAGTACGTTCAGCGTTCCAGGGACGCGGCGGAGCGCAATGTGCACCGGGCATGGTCGGCCAATGAAAAGACGGCGGTTGAAAGCGCCCTGGGAATGTCTTACGCGGGCAAACGCGCCATGGCCTGCATGAAGCACGTGGGCCTGAACGTGGCCGCCGACCCCTTTATCAACTCCGCCATCACCGGCGTCAACGGAGGGCTCATCATCACCGTGGCGGACGATCCCTCCATGCACTCTTCTCAGAATGAACAGGACTCGCGCTTTTACGGCAAATTCGCCTTGTTACCCATGCTGGAACCATCCAGCCAGCAGGAAGCCTACGACATGTGCCGACATGGTTTCGAACTCTCGGAAGCCGTCCAGTTGCCGGTGCTTTTGCGCATCACCACGCGCCTGGCCCACAGCCGATCCGGAGTAAAACCCCGGCCCGCGATTCCCGAGCGGCCGCTGCAATTGCCGCAGGATATGCGCCAGTTTGTTTTGCTGCCCGCCATTGCCCGCAAACGCTATCGGCGATTGATTGAATTGCAGCCCGAACTCGTGAAAGCGGCACAGGAATCTCCTTTCAATAGTTACCAGGACGGCCCGGACCGCTCGATGGGCATCGTGGCTTGCGGCTTGGCTATAAACTATGTACGCGAGAGCTTCCCCGATGGAGTCTCGCCGTACCCTCTGTTACAGATCGGCCAATACCCCGTTCCCGTGAACCGGCTGGAACGCATGGCCGATGAATGCGGCCGCATCCTGGTGGTGGAAGAGGGCCAGCCATTTGTGGAAGAGTCGTTGCGCGGAGCCCTGAATCGGGGCATGGACGTGCGGGGACGCATGGACGGCACTTTGCCGCCGGACGGCGAACTGACACCCAACCGCGTGCGGGTGGCCCTGGGCATGGATGATCGCAGCGGTGAACCCGTTCCGGAAATCGTGCGCATGCGCCCTCCGGCGCTGTGTCGCGGCTGCTCCCACGCGGATACCTATAAAGCGCTCAACCAGGCCGTTAAAAGTGAATATGGTGACGGCCATGTTTTTTCCGACATCGGCTGCTATACCCTGGGTGCGCTGCCGCCCTTTGAATCCGTCAATTCCTGCGTGGATATGGGAGCCTCCATCACCATGGCCAAGGGGGCGGCGGATGCCGGCATGCGACCCGCGGTCGCCGTAATCGGCGACTCTACTTTTTGCCACAGCGGCATGACGGGACTGCTGGACGCGGTGATCGAAAACACGCCCATCCTGGTGATGATTCTGGACAACTCGGCAACCGCCATGACCGGCGGCCAGGATTCCCACGCCTACGGGCGTTTGGAAAATATCTGCCTGGGCCTGGGAGTGGAAAGGGAGCACCTCCACCTGATCAACCCGGTGCCGAAAAATCACGGTGACTTCGTGGCGTTAATCCGTCGTGAACTCGATTATGACGGCGTTTCCGTGATCATTCCCACCCGGGAGTGCATTCAAACCCTGAAAAAGCGTTCCAAGGGCAAACCCGCTGGTTCACCAGCCGGCAAACAAGGAGGCAGACAATGA
- a CDS encoding indolepyruvate oxidoreductase subunit beta: MKCDIILAGVGGQGILSIATVLGYAAIESGLSLKQAEVHGMSQRGGAVQSHLRIAQGFIHSDLVALGGADLVVSVEPMEALRYLPWLGPEGWVVTNTTPFVNIPDYPREAELAASLEALPRKVAIDADGIARDAGNPRGMNMAVAGAASLFIDIPFINMEAGVKAIFSRKGEEVVEKNLAVLREGRRQAEAARG, from the coding sequence ATGAAGTGCGATATCATCCTGGCGGGTGTCGGCGGACAAGGGATCCTCTCCATCGCCACGGTACTGGGGTATGCGGCCATCGAGTCGGGTCTCAGTCTGAAGCAGGCGGAAGTCCACGGCATGTCCCAGCGCGGTGGCGCCGTACAGTCTCATCTGCGCATTGCCCAAGGCTTTATCCATTCCGACCTGGTGGCGCTCGGGGGAGCGGACCTGGTGGTGTCGGTGGAACCCATGGAGGCGTTGCGCTACCTGCCCTGGCTGGGTCCGGAAGGCTGGGTGGTAACCAATACCACCCCTTTTGTCAATATTCCCGACTATCCGCGCGAAGCGGAATTGGCGGCGTCACTGGAAGCGCTCCCCCGCAAAGTGGCCATTGACGCCGACGGCATCGCCCGGGATGCGGGCAATCCCCGCGGCATGAACATGGCGGTGGCCGGGGCCGCTTCGCTGTTCATTGATATCCCGTTTATCAACATGGAAGCGGGTGTGAAAGCCATTTTCTCCCGCAAAGGCGAGGAAGTGGTGGAAAAAAACCTGGCCGTTCTGCGCGAAGGACGCCGGCAGGCGGAAGCCGCACGCGGCTGA
- a CDS encoding DUF434 domain-containing protein, with protein sequence MHDGKLFSSMLDAAAHDYVFFLERGYSGKPLLQLVGDRYNLNRRQRHILFRAYATRHDSRRRRARLVEKISGKKVCLDAYNVFFTVMNHLLGNPLFLSTDGILRDVGENRGRIRDNERFQRAMDLVCDWLTAQHPQAVLVVFDSPVSHSADHAVAMDTHMRERGLTGVTELARSADHVIKQCEGDVIATSDSVIIDVTNLPVIDIPRLVLESAFHVEFPDLS encoded by the coding sequence ATGCACGACGGCAAACTGTTTTCTTCCATGCTTGACGCGGCCGCCCATGACTACGTTTTTTTCCTGGAACGGGGGTACTCGGGCAAGCCCCTGCTGCAACTGGTGGGGGACCGCTATAACCTAAACCGCCGCCAGCGGCATATCCTGTTTCGCGCCTACGCGACGCGCCATGATTCACGGCGTCGCCGCGCCCGCCTGGTTGAAAAGATCAGCGGAAAAAAGGTTTGCCTGGATGCCTATAATGTTTTTTTCACGGTCATGAACCACCTGCTGGGCAATCCCCTCTTTCTGTCCACCGACGGCATCCTGCGCGACGTGGGTGAAAACCGCGGCCGCATCCGCGATAATGAGCGTTTCCAACGTGCCATGGATCTGGTTTGCGACTGGCTGACCGCCCAGCATCCGCAGGCGGTTTTGGTGGTTTTCGACTCGCCGGTCTCTCACAGCGCCGATCACGCGGTGGCAATGGATACGCACATGCGGGAACGGGGGCTGACGGGTGTAACCGAATTGGCGCGGTCGGCGGACCATGTCATCAAGCAGTGCGAAGGAGACGTAATCGCCACCTCTGATTCGGTAATCATCGACGTCACCAACCTGCCGGTGATAGACATTCCCCGCCTGGTTTTGGAATCCGCCTTTCATGTCGAATTTCCCGACTTGTCCTGA
- a CDS encoding SAM-dependent methyltransferase, giving the protein MLRDRLNHLLFSNLFYKAFIRPFDRILYAIVTMESLRKERRHNPVPLNKIPQVSDLENSEWRAVLDEMAPLFTMDSESFHRKHWEFVQLVYMLARDRRLHPQAACLAVGAGREPVVYYLTHKVRRVTGIDLYAGTYLGGEDEPDIPDHPAKYAPFVCPQKSLDLQRMDARNLNFKDHSFDFVFSASSIEHFGNINEIRRSLREMYRVLKPGGAAAITTEVRLNRLGRSIPNTRIFSLDDLLRLCRGVGFTLDSDSMDMRLEAPFHQDPIKLPEQVLRRPHVILRYFSTWFTSVSLLLCKPGSGALRGEWRTGIDITPLEYNARIQVGTQASILPRGGKLRLHMELENTGNFDWYSGGGSHRIAVGVQLRDRNDGLIERDFHQFTIPRNLPRGDSLAFEGSVPLALAPGNYRLWVTLKREFITWFPESACPPARVDFTVE; this is encoded by the coding sequence ATGCTGCGGGACCGTCTTAATCACCTGTTATTCTCCAACCTCTTCTACAAAGCCTTTATCCGCCCTTTCGACCGCATCCTCTATGCGATCGTGACGATGGAATCACTCCGCAAAGAGCGTCGACACAATCCGGTTCCCCTCAACAAAATCCCCCAGGTTTCCGACCTGGAGAACAGTGAATGGCGTGCCGTATTGGACGAGATGGCGCCCCTCTTCACCATGGATAGTGAAAGCTTTCACCGCAAACACTGGGAGTTCGTCCAACTCGTCTACATGCTGGCCCGGGACCGCCGCCTGCATCCGCAAGCCGCCTGCCTTGCCGTTGGTGCGGGGCGCGAACCCGTGGTCTACTACCTGACCCACAAGGTCCGCCGGGTCACGGGCATCGACCTTTATGCCGGCACCTACCTGGGCGGCGAAGACGAACCCGATATTCCCGACCACCCCGCCAAGTACGCCCCCTTTGTCTGTCCCCAAAAAAGCCTCGACCTGCAGCGCATGGACGCACGCAACCTGAATTTCAAAGACCACAGCTTTGATTTCGTTTTTTCCGCCTCATCCATTGAACACTTCGGCAACATCAATGAAATCCGCCGTTCCCTGAGGGAAATGTACCGGGTTCTCAAACCCGGCGGCGCCGCAGCCATCACCACCGAAGTGCGCCTGAACCGCCTGGGACGTTCCATTCCCAATACCCGGATTTTCTCTCTGGACGACCTGCTCCGCCTTTGTCGCGGCGTGGGTTTCACGCTGGACAGTGATTCCATGGACATGCGGCTGGAAGCGCCTTTCCACCAGGATCCCATCAAGCTTCCCGAGCAGGTGTTGCGGCGTCCCCACGTCATTCTGCGCTATTTTTCTACCTGGTTTACCTCCGTGTCGCTGCTGCTCTGCAAGCCCGGAAGCGGCGCCTTGCGCGGTGAATGGCGCACCGGCATTGACATCACCCCGCTGGAATACAACGCCCGGATTCAGGTTGGGACGCAGGCGTCCATCCTGCCCAGGGGCGGAAAGCTGCGTCTCCACATGGAGCTGGAAAACACGGGCAATTTCGACTGGTACAGCGGCGGCGGCAGTCACCGCATCGCCGTGGGCGTGCAGTTGCGCGACCGCAACGACGGGCTGATCGAGCGCGACTTTCACCAGTTCACCATTCCCCGCAACCTGCCCCGGGGTGACTCTCTTGCTTTTGAGGGGAGCGTTCCCCTGGCCCTGGCCCCGGGAAATTACCGCCTTTGGGTGACCTTGAAGCGGGAATTCATCACCTGGTTTCCCGAATCCGCCTGCCCGCCCGCCCGGGTGGATTTCACGGTGGAATAG
- a CDS encoding pyruvate ferredoxin oxidoreductase, whose translation MPMSRFVERVDAPAGTSLVLQGNEAFALGVVHAGFHAADGYPGTPSTEVIHDCLSRVQDRMVVGWDVNEAVAVAVGVGHSAAGSDTVVTMKTPGAFQAGDAITTAAFYHAPAGALVYYVATDYVPSSTQHVIDLRYFFYSSRLPVMEPRNHQDFYDFPRMAADLSRGMNSPVVILANGILCHSEGVVCTAEPRVVPKRELPQNFHGWMGLPNLARKNYDHATSERMPAVEALFNREPLVQFESGDPSWGILASGESSLQVREALAVSGLAPARLFLAGTVPFPRQAVTRFVADIKGPLYVFEDGDRWVEERCRLAGIDVSGKPAHSARTQWTPGDILSFLAERGHVESRPAQPDVAVRPLPRPPGICPGCPYRAFGLAVAEARKKGRLTAVFGDIGCSTLLYFMNAIDTCMCMGASDSMRQGMALSRPEQAARFISVLGDSCECHSGLDSTRNAVFRNTPGVKVILDNRITAMTGGQPAPSSGVNLAGSRVPFSLRAAVSVETPNTEAVDAYDLNGVADALKRALARAGKGDFSCLILEGACVQQVSRDSRRRRVRINADKCRRCGQCDICPGIELAANKVPHFTALCTNCGGSNPVCMQRCPFGAIEMIREEESQPVSTAQKRESQPPAKPKIDPADLPRSMRVAVRGVGGQGNLFFGRVLSQLAMETPYAHTRVVKGDTHGMAQLGGAVISTFACGDVHSPVPAPGTVDVLAAMETGEVLRPGFLGLLKPGGTVVLNHFRVVPPGMKPQDYPGFDAIRAALNQYRVVELDAHEAARQSGDETGRSANVVVLGLLSTLAPLNHIPEAAWRLALSKVTASDAARRINDVAFDAGRRIGLQADGQ comes from the coding sequence ATGCCGATGAGTCGATTTGTTGAACGGGTAGATGCACCGGCGGGGACATCACTGGTATTGCAGGGCAACGAGGCTTTCGCCCTGGGCGTGGTACACGCCGGGTTTCACGCCGCGGACGGCTATCCCGGTACCCCCAGCACGGAAGTGATCCATGATTGCCTGTCGCGGGTGCAGGATCGCATGGTCGTGGGCTGGGACGTCAACGAGGCGGTTGCGGTTGCCGTGGGCGTGGGTCACTCCGCGGCCGGATCGGATACCGTGGTCACCATGAAAACCCCCGGGGCTTTCCAGGCCGGAGACGCCATCACCACGGCCGCGTTTTACCATGCCCCCGCGGGCGCGCTGGTCTACTACGTGGCCACGGATTACGTGCCGTCCAGCACACAGCACGTGATTGACTTGCGCTACTTTTTTTATTCTTCCCGCCTGCCCGTAATGGAACCCCGAAATCACCAGGACTTTTACGATTTTCCCCGCATGGCGGCCGACCTCAGCCGCGGCATGAATTCGCCGGTGGTGATCCTGGCCAACGGCATCCTCTGCCATTCCGAAGGTGTGGTGTGTACCGCGGAACCCCGCGTGGTGCCGAAACGCGAGTTACCGCAAAATTTCCACGGCTGGATGGGCCTGCCCAACCTGGCACGAAAAAACTACGACCATGCCACAAGCGAACGCATGCCGGCGGTCGAGGCGTTGTTTAACCGCGAACCCCTGGTGCAATTTGAATCCGGGGATCCATCCTGGGGCATCCTGGCTTCGGGTGAAAGCAGCCTGCAGGTGCGGGAGGCGCTGGCCGTCAGCGGCCTGGCACCCGCGCGATTGTTCCTGGCGGGAACCGTTCCGTTTCCGCGGCAGGCAGTAACCCGCTTTGTTGCGGATATCAAGGGCCCCCTCTACGTGTTCGAAGACGGGGACCGCTGGGTGGAAGAGCGCTGCCGCCTGGCGGGAATCGATGTGTCGGGCAAGCCGGCCCATTCCGCGCGAACCCAATGGACTCCGGGTGACATCCTGTCTTTCCTGGCCGAACGGGGCCATGTCGAGTCGAGGCCCGCGCAACCGGACGTGGCTGTACGCCCGCTTCCCCGTCCGCCCGGCATCTGTCCCGGATGCCCATATCGAGCTTTCGGCCTGGCCGTGGCGGAAGCGCGCAAAAAGGGTCGTTTGACCGCGGTTTTCGGGGATATCGGGTGTTCGACCCTGCTCTATTTCATGAATGCAATTGACACCTGCATGTGCATGGGCGCGTCGGATTCCATGCGCCAGGGCATGGCGTTGTCGCGGCCGGAACAGGCCGCGCGATTCATCAGCGTGTTGGGAGATTCCTGCGAATGCCACTCGGGGCTGGACTCCACCCGCAACGCCGTCTTTCGCAACACCCCGGGCGTCAAGGTGATCCTGGACAACCGCATCACCGCCATGACCGGCGGACAGCCCGCGCCCAGCAGCGGCGTGAACCTGGCCGGCAGCAGGGTCCCTTTCTCTTTGCGCGCGGCGGTGTCTGTGGAAACCCCCAACACCGAAGCCGTTGACGCTTACGACCTCAACGGTGTGGCGGATGCCCTGAAGCGGGCCTTGGCGCGTGCCGGGAAGGGGGACTTTTCCTGCCTGATCCTGGAAGGGGCCTGTGTGCAACAGGTGTCCCGGGATTCCCGCCGCCGTCGCGTGCGCATCAATGCAGACAAGTGCCGCCGTTGCGGACAATGCGATATCTGCCCCGGCATTGAGCTGGCGGCAAACAAGGTTCCGCATTTTACCGCCTTGTGCACCAATTGCGGAGGCTCAAACCCGGTATGCATGCAGCGCTGCCCCTTCGGTGCCATCGAGATGATCCGCGAAGAAGAATCGCAACCGGTTTCCACAGCGCAAAAGCGGGAATCCCAACCGCCGGCGAAACCAAAGATCGACCCCGCCGACCTGCCTCGTTCCATGCGTGTGGCCGTGCGCGGCGTGGGCGGCCAGGGCAATCTCTTTTTCGGGCGTGTCCTGTCGCAACTGGCCATGGAAACGCCCTACGCGCATACCCGCGTGGTCAAGGGTGATACCCACGGCATGGCGCAGTTGGGCGGAGCGGTGATCTCGACTTTTGCCTGCGGTGACGTGCACTCTCCCGTCCCCGCGCCCGGCACCGTGGATGTGCTGGCGGCAATGGAAACCGGCGAGGTATTGCGCCCCGGTTTCCTGGGCTTGTTGAAACCGGGCGGAACCGTGGTGCTGAATCATTTCCGCGTGGTGCCCCCGGGAATGAAGCCGCAAGATTATCCCGGCTTCGATGCCATCCGCGCCGCGCTAAACCAATATCGTGTGGTAGAACTGGACGCGCATGAGGCAGCCCGGCAATCGGGGGATGAGACGGGACGCAGCGCCAACGTGGTGGTACTGG